One genomic segment of Drosophila melanogaster chromosome 3R includes these proteins:
- the CG4465 gene encoding uncharacterized protein: protein MKKDNLYRGWMPNIRRNSPAPLDLGHMAHSFTCTDPKANEVSPQTPHPKANNLADDNDDDVITHIMGNFGPWQLRSLLILFLCKIPAAWFMACILFTAPDLYPEEEYKCDTTAFGPDVNSTVSLDHCYVMVNYGESAYAMRQCRKFLYTTGFHSLTMEFDLVCLCDFFVAWSQYWHLFGLLIGGVAATKLMRVLSPRQIYRTGIWCLLMCSLLMGLVKDFSLHCGLRCLAAVSCCFMITSGQYIFGDITAGKYRVGTLILYDCFWALGLILLPGLASNAPSWQHIYLGVTLSLLVIVFLLPWTPDSPRWQLQHTKEAQLAIERTVGILLEAARTNGRMHKVSKELPQQLEELRERMLEPMPAVHWMHLWMGQRRSTFHLVAVHMALATFMVVNTGLLLHVRSFGREHLVSNTLAMGLAEMLGCFLALHLTFNLSERKWQWAGGFAIVVGCIGSICWFLAEEDMPEVYGLTLGLLMASLPQAAVACAQSMILACLGELVPMEQRSCLSFSAVTWARVWQLSASFLTLLRQVSPALSLSAFCLLVILGGLGTCCLVTRDKEQPPVGAVVNKGQQLIAFT, encoded by the exons ATGAAGAAGGATAATCTTTATCGAGGCTGGATGCCCAATATACGCCGAAACTCACCTGCTCCTTTGGACTTGGGCCACATGGCGCATAGCTTCACCTGCACCGATCCGAAGGCCAACGAGGTATCTCCTCAAACTCCACACCCGAAAGCAAATAATCTAGCAGATGACAACGATGACGATGTCATCACACACATCATGGGGAACTTTGGGCCCTGGCAACTGCGCTCCCTGCTCATCCTATTTCTCTGCAAGATTCCAGCCGCCTGGTTCATGGCCTGCATCCTGTTCACAGCGCCGGATCTGTACCCCGAGGAGGAGTACAAGTGTGATACGACGGCTTTCGGGCCGGATGTCAACTCCACCGTCTCGCTGGACCACTGCTATGTGATGGTTAACTACGGAGAGTCCGCCTACGCCATGCGCCAGTGTCGAAAGTTCCTCTACACCACGGGTTTCCACTCCCTGACCATGGAGTTCGATTTGGTGTGTCTGTGCGACTTCTTTGTGGCCTGGTCTCAGTACTGGCACCTCTTTGGCCTCCTAATCGGTGGCGTGGCGGCCACCAAGTTGATGCGGGTCCTGAGTCCCCGACAGATTTATAGAACTGGCATCTGGTGCCTGCTCATGTGCAGCCTACTGATGGGTCTTGTCAAAGACTTCAGTCTGCACTGTGGACTCCGATGCCTGGCTGCTGTTTCGTGCTGTTTTATGATCACCTCGGGGCAGTATATAT TTGGTGACATAACAGCGGGAAAATATCGCGTAGGAACCCTCATACTTTACGACTGCTTCTGGGCTCTGGGCTTGATTCTGCTCCCTGGCTTGGCCTCCAATGCTCCCAGCTGGCAGCACATATACTTGGGCGTAACTCTTTCCTTGCTGGTGATTGTCTTTCTGCTACCCTGGACTCCGGACTCACCGCGCTGGCAGCTGCAACACACCAAGGAAGCTCAACTGGCCATCGAGCGAACGGTGGGTATCCTGCTGGAAGCAGCCCGTACCAATGGTAGAATGCACAAAGTGTCCAAGGAGTTACCCCAGCAGTTGGAGGAGCTGAGAGAAAGGATGCTGGAGCCAATGCCCGCCGTGCATTGGATGCACTTGTGGATGGGCCAGCGTAGGAGTACTTTCCACTTGGTGGCCGTGCACATGGCACTTGCCACCTTCATGGTGGTCAACACTGGGCTGCTGCTCCATGTGCGGTCCTTTGGCAGGGAGCACCTGGTGTCCAACACACTGGCCATGGGCCTGGCCGAGATGCTTGGCTGCTTCCTGGCCCTACACCTGACCTTCAACCTGAGTGAACGCAAGTGGCAGTGGGCGGGGGGATTTGCCATCGTGGTCGGTTGCATCGGTAGCATCTGTTGGTTCCTGGCCGAGGAGGATATGCCCGAGGTGTATGGACTGACGCTGGGCTTGCTAATGGCATCACTTCCCCAGGCGGCCGTAGCCTGCGCCCAGTCCATGATTTTGGCCTGCCTGGGCGAACTGGTGCCAATGGAGCAGCGTAGTTGCCTCTCCTTCTCCGCCGTCACGTGGGCGCGGGTGTGGCAGCTCTCCGCCTCTTTTCTCACGCTGCTCAGGCAGGTGAGCCCCGCCCTCTCCCTGTCCGCCTTCTGTCTGCTGGTCATCCTGGGCGGCCTTGGCACATGTTGCCTGGTCACGCGGGACAAGGAGCAGCCACCGGTCGGAGCTGTGGTAAACAAGGGACAGCAACTTATTGCGTTCACGTAA
- the CG4462 gene encoding uncharacterized protein has translation MVNPSPARGGESTAPHILPNEMENDVDKRIATPPPAPAGSDVIADVVGDFGIWQLRTILIIFLCKIPAAWFMACIIFTGPELYPGSEFTCDTSYLTSSSNSSFSISDNQCYVLDESTGTSSECEQFNYVSSFDSLIMQFNLVCLRDIFVAWTQYWHLFGVLVGGVMGTKMMLGISPRSTYCVGAVAQILCGVVTGYARDFSLHCAFRCLSAVCCAIMFTAGQAIFADITAGMHRIGAIILYDTFWSIGVILLPGLSSFFNSWSLIYVGITFPTIMLILLLYWTPDSPRWLLRHAADRFSIDNVEQILREGAAINDRSFKIPPDFRQQLEQLSERLKAQPPPAPWTELWKGKRAKTHMVAAHLALAFFVINFMGMLLNIRSFGRDYLVPNTIAMGFSEIIGCFLALHFTLKHNKWKWQCAGVFNILAGILGCMGWIFTNADSMDADLKVSLWMIIATIPKAAVSCAQSMILACMNELMPANKKQLFVFSVVTWARVWLLSAPFFNVLRKIDTAMSLTSYCVFSILGGICTSLLLTPRLSVSPVVPHLEQRNTKEQSPLNAPVWTVESDVNNTRL, from the exons ATGGTCAATCCATCGCCCGCCCGAGGTGGAGAATCCACTGCCCCCCACATCCTCCCCAATGAGATGGAGAATGACGTGGACAAGAGAATAGCGACGCCACCTCCAGCACCAGCCGGTAGCGATGTCATCGCCGATGTTGTGGGCGACTTTGGCATCTGGCAGCTGAGAACCATTCTCATCATCTTCCTGTGCAAAATCCCTGCCGCCTGGTTCATGGCCTGCATCATCTTCACCGGACCGGAACTTTATCCCGGCTCGGAGTTCACCTGCGACACCAGTTATTTGactagcagcagcaactccagTTTTAGTATTTCGGATAACCAGTGCTATGTCCTGGACGAGTCCACTGGCACCAGCTCCGAGTGCGAGCAGTTCAACTACGTATCCAGTTTCGACTCCCTGATCATGCAGTTCAATCTGGTCTGCTTGAGGGACATCTTCGTGGCCTGGACTCAGTACTGGCATTTGTTCGGAGTTCTTGTAGGCGGCGTTATGGGCACCAAGATGATGCTGGGCATCAGCCCGAGGAGCACCTATTGTGTCGGTGCTGTAGCCCAGATTTTGTGTGGAGTAGTCACTGGATATGCTAGGGATTTTAGTCTGCACTGCGCCTTCCGTTGTCTCTCCGCTGTCTGTTGTGCGATCATGTTCACAGCTGGTCAAGCCATAT TTGCCGATATCACGGCGGGAATGCATCGCATTGGTGCCATTATCCTATACGACACTTTCTGGTCCATTGGTGTGATTCTGTTGCCAGGACTCTCCTCGTTCTTCAACAGCTGGTCCCTGATATATGTGGGCATCACATTCCCCACTATCATGCTGATCTTGCTGCTCTACTGGACTCCGGATTCACCTCGCTGGCTGCTCCGGCACGCTGCGGATCGGTTTTCCATTGACAATGTGGAACAGATCTTGCGTGAGGGAGCGGCGATCAATGATCGCTCGTTCAAGATCCCTCCGGATTTCCGACAGCAGCTGGAGCAACTAAGTGAGCGCTTGAAGGCCCAACCCCCACCAGCTCCTTGGACGGAGTTGTGGAAGGGAAAGCGGGCCAAGACCCACATGGTAGCTGCCCACTTGGCATTGGCCTTTTTCGTCATCAACTTTATGGGGATGCTGCTCAACATAAGATCATTTGGAAGGGACTATCTGGTACCGAACACTATTGCCATGG GATTTTCGGAAATCATTGGCTGCTTCCTGGCGCTGCACTTTACACTCAAGCACAACAAGTGGAAGTGGCAATGTGCTGGGGTCTTTAATATATTAGCTGGAATCCTCGGATGCATGGGCTGGATCTTCACCAATGCGGACTCAA TGGATGCTGATCTAAAAGTGAGCCTCTGGATGATCATCGCCACCATTCCCAAGGCGGCTGTTTCGTGTGCCCAATCGATGATCCTGGCCTGCATGAACGAACTGATGCCGGCGAACAAGAAGCAGCTTTTCGTCTTCTCCGTGGTCACCTGGGCCCGAGTGTGGCTCCTCTCAGCGCCGTTCTTCAATGTCCTACGGAAGATCGACACTGCCATGTCGCTGACTTCGTATTGTGTATTTAGTATTCTTGGCGGAATCTGCACCAGCCTGCTCCTCACGCCCAGATTAAGTGTGTCCCCGGTAGTGCCACACTTGGAGCAGAGAAACACGAAGGAGCAGTCTCCATTGAACGCCCCAGTTTGGACCGTCGAATCCGATGTGAACAATACTCGATTGTAG
- the CG4770 gene encoding uncharacterized protein, which produces MDNAEVSTVEHQTDIYQDAVVFITGATGFVGKSLLEKLLWSFPQIKRIYMLIRPKGGVTVEERFRGFLQNPIFERIKSEHPTQLKKIFHFSGNIEDDNLGLNESDRSVLCAEVNIIFHSAATVRFNECLKVSARVNSQATYNLLELCRQMPYLRSFLYVSTAYCNPGRKYVDEQVYPTMPPVDWRQFLSATQKIPDDYLNRLADYIKGPHVNTYTFTKSIAEQIVNAYKDVIPIVIVRPSIVTAAYREPYPGWIDNIQAISGIMMEIGKGGISSILGNKDLICDIIPVDFVVNAMIMMVGKAKLGSLSICNATSGVTNPITWQHLGELTMKWSRIYPTRRMIMFPNFKYRCSAFNHELAVWVLHFVPALLMDLQTLLLAQKKRLVTPIAKKFRQACLAGSFFSLNEWIFKNKSRFYFKEMIENGTYPTLYWNLEEMDYDEYVRRHMIGINKYLHREKFTVDSNKFMVTRIYWFWIFLHLMFYMMLVYISF; this is translated from the exons ATGGACAACGCCGAAGTGAGTACTGTGGAGCACCAGACGGATATTTACCAAGATGCTGTGGTCTTCATAACGG GAGCAACTGGCTTTGTGGGCAAGTCGCTGCTGGAGAAGCTGCTCTGGAGTTTTCCGCAGATCAAGCGGATCTACATGCTCATCCGACCTAAGGGCGGAGTCACAGTAGAGGAACGATTTCGCGGATTCCTTCAGAATCCCATTTTCGAACGCATAAAATCGGAGCATCCAACGCAGCTGAAGAAAATCTTTCACTTCTCTGGCAACATTGAGGACGACAACTTAG GTTTAAATGAGTCCGACAGATCGGTGTTGTGTGCCGAGGTCAACATTATTTTCCACAGTGCAGCAACA GTACGATTCAATGAGTGTCTAAAAGTGTCGGCTCGCGTAAATTCACAGGCCACCTACAATCTTCTAGAGCTCTGCAGGCAGATGCCTTATCTAAGG AGTTTTCTGTACGTCTCGACGGCCTACTGCAATCCGGGTCGCAAGTATGTTGATGAGCAAGTGTACCCCACCATGCCGCCGGTAGATTGGCGACAGTTTCTTTCTGCCACCCAGAAAATACCCGACGACTATCTGAATCGCCTGGCCGATTATATAAAGGGTCCGCATGTCAACACCTACACCTTCACCAAATCCATTGCCGAGCAGATTGTTAATGCATACAAGGATGTGATTCCCATAGTGATAGTGAGGCCTTCGATAGTCACTGCTGCGTACAGGGAGCCCTATCCCGGATGGATTGACAATATCCAGGCCATCAGCGGTATTATGATGGAAATTGGCAAGGGCGGCATCAGCAGCATCCTAGGGAACAAGGATCTTATATGTGACATCATCCCAGTGGACTTTGTGGTCAATGCCATGATCATGATGGTCGGCAAGGCGAAATTGGGAAG CTTGAGCATCTGTAACGCCACTTCCGGAGTGACCAATCCCATCACCTGGCAGCATCTTGGCGAGCTAACAATGAAGTGGTCTCGTATCTATCCCACCCGGCGGATGATTATGTTTCCCAACTTCAAGTATAGGTGCAGTGCTTTTAACCACGAGTTGGCTGTATGGGTTCTTCACTTTGTGCCCGCCTTGCTAATGGATCTGCAAACCCTGCTGTTGGCCCAAAAGAAGCGACTGGTGACACCAATTGCCAAGAAATTCCGACAGGCTTGCCTAGCAG GTAGCTTTTTTTCGCTGAACGAGTGGATCTTCAAGAACAAGAGCCGTTTCTATTTCAAGGAAATGATTGAGAATGGTACATATCCCACTCTCTACTGGAATCTGGAGGAGATGGACTATGACGAGTATGTGCGGCGTCACATGATTGGGATCAACAAGTACCTGCACCGCGAGAAGTTCACCGTTGACTCAAACAAGTTTATGGTGACCAG GATTTATTGGTTCTGGATATTTCTGCATTTGATGTTCTACATGATGCTTGTCTATATTTCATTTTAG